A single Lolium perenne isolate Kyuss_39 chromosome 6, Kyuss_2.0, whole genome shotgun sequence DNA region contains:
- the LOC139832264 gene encoding uncharacterized protein: protein MLLGVNEDAFDVLGWGSGAFFLRVDVRQLDTSKEWSLFVVYGPADHRRSGDFLAELSLVVGACPLPLVMGSDFNLIRGSEDKNNNNIDWPRVHRFNDCIANLALREVRRTGARYTWTNRQLDPVRCVLDHVFMTAEWETLFPLCSLVADTIIGSDHSPLILSSGEDLRKRSPRFFFEKGWLERPDFGELVSSKWSDLVAELGICYDPIERWQRVSPGLRQFLKGWGANLGKENRELKAEILSSIQALDSEADSSGLNDEG, encoded by the coding sequence ATGCTGCTGGGAGTCAATGAGGATGCTTTCGATGTCCTGGGTTGGGGCTCAGGAGCTTTCTTTCTTCGTGTCGACGTGCGACAGTTGGATACCTCCAAGGAGTGGTCCTTGTTTGTTGTCTACGGCCCAGCAGATCATAGGAGATCTGGGGATTTCCTTGCCGAGCTCTCGCTTGTTGTGGGAGCGTGCCCACTACCTCTGGTGATGGGCAGCGACTTCAATCTGATTAGGGGGTCAGAGGACAAGAATAACAACAACATTGACTGGCCTAGGGTTCATAGGTTCAATGACTGTATTGCAAACCTCGCGCTCCGGGAGGTCCGCAGGACGGGGGCTCGTTACACCTGGACGAACCGACAGTTAGACCCGGTCCGCTGCGTGCTGGACCACGTTTTTATGACTGCAGAGTGGGAGACTCTCTTCCCGCTGTGCTCCCTGGTGGCGGACACCATTATTGGTTCCGACCACTCCCCTCTTATCCTAAGCTCTGGGGAGGATCTTAGGAAGCGGAGTCCCCGTTTCTTCTTCGAAAAGGGGTGGCTGGAGAGACCGGATTTTGGGGAACTTGTCTCTTCTAAGTGGAGCGACTTGGTTGCAGAATTGGGGATCTGTTACGACCCTATAGAACGCTGGCAAAGGGTTTCGCCTGGTTTGAGGCAATTCCTAAAAGGCTGGGGAGCCAACCTGGGTAAGGAGAACAGGGAACTCAAAGCTGAGATCCTTTCGAGTATTCAGGCCCTGGACAGCGAGGCGGACTCGTCCGGCCTGAATGACGAGGGGTAG
- the LOC127310859 gene encoding F-box/LRR-repeat protein At5g02910 yields MAAVPGSDRLSNLSDDVLIYVLSFLPSKEAAKTTILSRRWRCPLWLDTAVVNLDSRSYAGTGSPACDALHAFALQRSHGRVSTKISIVMHDGSMHGDVLRAACHDEAAVEELRLDCFKEFCKGCPDSDMYSLSPATLPFSALRVLDLSGCLLMDMKQPRRRVAFPCLAGLRLRLCAMDRAMLQDMVSGSPLRLCSPTSASSP; encoded by the coding sequence atggcggcCGTCCCCGGGTCCGATCGGCTTTCCAATCTCTCCGACGACGTGCTCATCTACGTTTTATCCTTCCTACCCTCCAAGGAAGCTGCCAAGACCACCATCCTGTCTCGCCGATGGCGCTGCCCGCTCTGGCTCGACACTGCCGTCGTCAACCTCGACTCGCGCTCCTACGCCGGCACCGGCTCTCCAGCATGCGACGCCCTCCACGCTTTCGCCTTGCAGCGCTCCCATGGCCGCGTCTCCACTAAGATTAGTATTGTCATGCATGACGGCTccatgcacggcgacgttctgcgCGCAGCCTGCCACGACGAGGCCGCCGTCGAGGAGCTCCGGCTCGACTGCTTCAAGGAGTTCTGCAAGGGCTGTCCAGACTCGGACATGTACTCGCTATCGCCGGCCACGCTGCCATTCTCCGCCCTCCGGGTCCTCGACCTCAGCGGCTGCCTCCTGATGGACATGAAGCAGCCGCGGCGGAGGGTCGCGTTCCCGTGCCTGGCGGGGCTCCGGCTGCGGCTGTGCGCCATGGATCGCGCCATGCTCCAGGATATGGTCTCCGGCTCTCCGCTGCGCCTGTGCTCGCCAACCTCCGCCTCGAGTCCCTGA